A window of Apodemus sylvaticus chromosome 9, mApoSyl1.1, whole genome shotgun sequence contains these coding sequences:
- the Asb1 gene encoding ankyrin repeat and SOCS box protein 1 isoform X2: protein MTLAVPWGTDLLPGPNLKEWLREQFCDHPLEHCEDTRLHDAAYVGDLQTLRNLLQEESYRSRINEKSVWCCGWLPCTPLRIAATAGHGNCVDFLIRKGAEVDLVDVKGQTALYVAVVNGHLESTEILLEAGADPNGSRHHRSTPVYHASRVGRDDILKALIRYGADVDVNHHLTPDTRPPFSRRLTSLVVCPLYISAAYHNLQCFRLLLQAGANPDFNCNGPVNTQEFYRGSPGCVMDAVLRHGCEAAFVSLLVEFGANLNLVKWESLGPEARGRRKMDPEALQVFKEARSIPRTLLSLCRVAVRRALGKYRLHLVPSLPLPDPIKKFLLYE, encoded by the exons GTCCTAATCTGAAGGAGTGGCTGAGGGAGCAGTTCTGTGACCATCCACTGGAGCACTGTGAAGATACGAGGCTCCATGATGCAGCCTATGTAGGGGACCTCCAGACCCTCAGGAACTTACTGCAAGAGGAGAGTTACCGCAG CCGCATCAATGAGAAGTCTGTCTGGTGCTGTGGCTGGCTCCCCTGCACACCACTGAGAATTGCAGCCACCGCAGGCCATGGGAACTGTGTGGACTTCCTCATACGCAAAGGGGCGGAGGTGGACCTGGTGGATGTCAAAGGGCAGACTGCCCTGTATGTGGCTGTAGTGAACGGGCACCTGGAGAGCACTGAGATTCTTTTGGAAGCTGGTGCTGACCCCAATGGCAGCCGGCACCACCGCAGCACCCCTGTGTACCATGCCTCTCGTGTGGGTAGGGACGACATCCTGAAGGCTCTTATCAG GTATGGGGCGGATGTTGATGTCAACCACCATCTGACTCCTGACACCCGCCCCCCTTTCTCCAGGCGGCTGACCTCCTTGGTGGTCTGTCCTCTGTACATCAGTGCTGCCTACCATAACCTTCAGTGCTTCCGGCTGCTCCTCCAGGCTGGGGCAAACCCTGACTTTAACTGCAATGGCCCTGTCAACACCCAGGAATTCTACAGGGGCTCCCCTGGGTGTGTCATGGATGCTGTCCTGCGCCATGGTTGTGAAGCAGCCTTCGTGAGCCTGCTGGTAGAGTTTGGAGCCAACCTGAACCTGGTGAAGTGGGAATCCCTGGGCCCAGAGGCAAGaggcagaagaaagatggacCCTGAGGCCTTGCAGGTCTTTAAAGAGGCCAGAA GTATCCCCAGGACCTTGCTGAGTTTGTGCCGTGTGGCTGTGAGAAGAGCTCTTGGCAAATACCGACTACATCTGGTTCCCTCGCTGCCGCTGCCAGACCCCATAAAGAAGTTCCTGCTttatgagtag
- the Asb1 gene encoding ankyrin repeat and SOCS box protein 1 isoform X1, with protein MAEGGSPDGRAGPGPAGPNLKEWLREQFCDHPLEHCEDTRLHDAAYVGDLQTLRNLLQEESYRSRINEKSVWCCGWLPCTPLRIAATAGHGNCVDFLIRKGAEVDLVDVKGQTALYVAVVNGHLESTEILLEAGADPNGSRHHRSTPVYHASRVGRDDILKALIRYGADVDVNHHLTPDTRPPFSRRLTSLVVCPLYISAAYHNLQCFRLLLQAGANPDFNCNGPVNTQEFYRGSPGCVMDAVLRHGCEAAFVSLLVEFGANLNLVKWESLGPEARGRRKMDPEALQVFKEARSIPRTLLSLCRVAVRRALGKYRLHLVPSLPLPDPIKKFLLYE; from the exons GTCCTAATCTGAAGGAGTGGCTGAGGGAGCAGTTCTGTGACCATCCACTGGAGCACTGTGAAGATACGAGGCTCCATGATGCAGCCTATGTAGGGGACCTCCAGACCCTCAGGAACTTACTGCAAGAGGAGAGTTACCGCAG CCGCATCAATGAGAAGTCTGTCTGGTGCTGTGGCTGGCTCCCCTGCACACCACTGAGAATTGCAGCCACCGCAGGCCATGGGAACTGTGTGGACTTCCTCATACGCAAAGGGGCGGAGGTGGACCTGGTGGATGTCAAAGGGCAGACTGCCCTGTATGTGGCTGTAGTGAACGGGCACCTGGAGAGCACTGAGATTCTTTTGGAAGCTGGTGCTGACCCCAATGGCAGCCGGCACCACCGCAGCACCCCTGTGTACCATGCCTCTCGTGTGGGTAGGGACGACATCCTGAAGGCTCTTATCAG GTATGGGGCGGATGTTGATGTCAACCACCATCTGACTCCTGACACCCGCCCCCCTTTCTCCAGGCGGCTGACCTCCTTGGTGGTCTGTCCTCTGTACATCAGTGCTGCCTACCATAACCTTCAGTGCTTCCGGCTGCTCCTCCAGGCTGGGGCAAACCCTGACTTTAACTGCAATGGCCCTGTCAACACCCAGGAATTCTACAGGGGCTCCCCTGGGTGTGTCATGGATGCTGTCCTGCGCCATGGTTGTGAAGCAGCCTTCGTGAGCCTGCTGGTAGAGTTTGGAGCCAACCTGAACCTGGTGAAGTGGGAATCCCTGGGCCCAGAGGCAAGaggcagaagaaagatggacCCTGAGGCCTTGCAGGTCTTTAAAGAGGCCAGAA GTATCCCCAGGACCTTGCTGAGTTTGTGCCGTGTGGCTGTGAGAAGAGCTCTTGGCAAATACCGACTACATCTGGTTCCCTCGCTGCCGCTGCCAGACCCCATAAAGAAGTTCCTGCTttatgagtag
- the Asb1 gene encoding ankyrin repeat and SOCS box protein 1 isoform X3 — protein MGYGSSSSAGPNLKEWLREQFCDHPLEHCEDTRLHDAAYVGDLQTLRNLLQEESYRSRINEKSVWCCGWLPCTPLRIAATAGHGNCVDFLIRKGAEVDLVDVKGQTALYVAVVNGHLESTEILLEAGADPNGSRHHRSTPVYHASRVGRDDILKALIRYGADVDVNHHLTPDTRPPFSRRLTSLVVCPLYISAAYHNLQCFRLLLQAGANPDFNCNGPVNTQEFYRGSPGCVMDAVLRHGCEAAFVSLLVEFGANLNLVKWESLGPEARGRRKMDPEALQVFKEARSIPRTLLSLCRVAVRRALGKYRLHLVPSLPLPDPIKKFLLYE, from the exons TGCAGGTCCTAATCTGAAGGAGTGGCTGAGGGAGCAGTTCTGTGACCATCCACTGGAGCACTGTGAAGATACGAGGCTCCATGATGCAGCCTATGTAGGGGACCTCCAGACCCTCAGGAACTTACTGCAAGAGGAGAGTTACCGCAG CCGCATCAATGAGAAGTCTGTCTGGTGCTGTGGCTGGCTCCCCTGCACACCACTGAGAATTGCAGCCACCGCAGGCCATGGGAACTGTGTGGACTTCCTCATACGCAAAGGGGCGGAGGTGGACCTGGTGGATGTCAAAGGGCAGACTGCCCTGTATGTGGCTGTAGTGAACGGGCACCTGGAGAGCACTGAGATTCTTTTGGAAGCTGGTGCTGACCCCAATGGCAGCCGGCACCACCGCAGCACCCCTGTGTACCATGCCTCTCGTGTGGGTAGGGACGACATCCTGAAGGCTCTTATCAG GTATGGGGCGGATGTTGATGTCAACCACCATCTGACTCCTGACACCCGCCCCCCTTTCTCCAGGCGGCTGACCTCCTTGGTGGTCTGTCCTCTGTACATCAGTGCTGCCTACCATAACCTTCAGTGCTTCCGGCTGCTCCTCCAGGCTGGGGCAAACCCTGACTTTAACTGCAATGGCCCTGTCAACACCCAGGAATTCTACAGGGGCTCCCCTGGGTGTGTCATGGATGCTGTCCTGCGCCATGGTTGTGAAGCAGCCTTCGTGAGCCTGCTGGTAGAGTTTGGAGCCAACCTGAACCTGGTGAAGTGGGAATCCCTGGGCCCAGAGGCAAGaggcagaagaaagatggacCCTGAGGCCTTGCAGGTCTTTAAAGAGGCCAGAA GTATCCCCAGGACCTTGCTGAGTTTGTGCCGTGTGGCTGTGAGAAGAGCTCTTGGCAAATACCGACTACATCTGGTTCCCTCGCTGCCGCTGCCAGACCCCATAAAGAAGTTCCTGCTttatgagtag